Proteins encoded within one genomic window of Zavarzinella sp.:
- a CDS encoding DUF4139 domain-containing protein, with product MKNNRKWWVAAALAAVLGGAAFFTQQAITAPGDKPAGKTQPVVAQGDLQQAVSLPISQVILFNSGVGHFTRSGEVTDHARVDLTFQEDDINDLIKSMTLRDYSETGRISAVTYDSRDPIDRTLRSFAIDLNNNPTFSSILNQARGEPVEVTLLNNANQPGNLVGKIVGVEKQKVASKDGATEAEVLNLWCAEGMRSVKLNEVQRLRFSNPVIENEMRRALETLSLSHDAEKKAV from the coding sequence ATGAAAAATAATCGAAAATGGTGGGTGGCAGCCGCACTGGCAGCAGTTCTGGGTGGTGCCGCATTCTTTACTCAGCAGGCAATTACCGCACCAGGGGATAAACCAGCTGGCAAAACTCAACCGGTGGTAGCCCAGGGTGATCTTCAGCAGGCAGTCTCCCTGCCGATCTCTCAGGTCATTCTGTTTAATTCCGGTGTGGGCCATTTTACCCGCTCTGGTGAAGTTACCGACCATGCTCGCGTCGACCTGACCTTTCAGGAAGATGATATCAACGACCTGATCAAATCGATGACGCTGCGGGATTATTCTGAAACCGGACGTATATCCGCAGTTACATACGATTCCCGCGATCCGATCGACCGCACTTTAAGAAGTTTTGCAATCGATTTGAACAACAATCCCACCTTTTCCTCGATTCTGAATCAGGCACGTGGGGAACCGGTCGAAGTTACTCTGTTGAATAACGCGAACCAGCCAGGCAACCTGGTGGGCAAAATTGTCGGTGTTGAAAAGCAGAAAGTGGCCAGCAAAGATGGTGCCACCGAAGCGGAAGTGCTGAACTTGTGGTGTGCGGAAGGAATGCGTTCGGTCAAACTGAACGAAGTACAGCGTCTGCGGTTTTCGAATCCCGTGATTGAAAACGAAATGCGTCGGGCTCTGGAAACCTTAAGCCTCAGCCATGATGCCGAGAAAAAAGCAGT